A portion of the Coturnix japonica isolate 7356 chromosome 4, Coturnix japonica 2.1, whole genome shotgun sequence genome contains these proteins:
- the INTS12 gene encoding integrator complex subunit 12 isoform X1, translated as MRVPPGSAPAAQRSALPPAERAGTGAVYRLRALSGGYYRLSSDTTMAAAVNMELDPIFLKALGFLRSKSKDSAEKLKALLDESLARGADSSYRPSQKEVEQPKVCVTKPVSSKQDPKASSSLPSGNNNGKPTTSEKVKKETEKRSADKMKGDAAEGADVPKKPRLEKQETRSSPITVQTSKDLSMPDLSSFEETSADDFAMEMGLACVVCRQMTVISGNQLVECQECHNLYHQDCHKPQVTDKEVNDPRLVWYCARCTRQMKRMAQKTQKPPQKPAPAVVSVEPAVKDPLIKKSEIKLKPETQTTFLAFKRTEVKPSAAVSGNSASTSVSSSATTSGLTGWAAFAARNSSANPSTAKLGSTAQNASGKPAAASNNQKPVGLSGLAASKTGLGSKIASANNSTSPVQLKPPPPLTLGKTTLSRSVSSDNVSKVGLPSPSSTAPSTSSQVSSGNGNSGTAGSSGGNTSKTTADAGNQSASLKGPTSQESQLNAMKRLQMVKKKAAQKKLKK; from the exons ATGCGCGTCCCGCCCGGCTCCGCCCCAGCCGCGCAGCGCTCCGCCCTCCCGCCCGCGGAGCGAGCCGGAACGGGGGCTGTGTACCGGCTGAGGGCTCTGAGCGGCGGGTATTACCGTCTCTCCTCAG ACACCACTATGGCTGCTGCGGTGAACATGGAGCTTGATCCTATTTTTCTGAAAGCCCTGGGCTTCTTGCGTTCCAAGAGTAAGGATtctgcagaaaagctgaaagcaCTTCTTGATGAGTCTTTGGCCAGAGGAGCTGATTCAAGTTATCGTCCATCTCAGAAG GAAGTAGAGCAACCAAAAGTATGTGTTACCAAACCTGTTTCCAGTAAGCAAGATCCTAAAGCCTCTTCTAGTTTGCCTTCTGGTAACAACAATGGCAAGCCTACCACAtcagaaaaggtgaaaaaagaaacagaaaagaggtCTGCTGATAAA ATGAAAGGGgatgctgctgaaggagctgatgTACCAAAGAAGCCCAGACTTGAGAAGCAAGAGACTCGTTCTTCTCCTATTACAGTTCAGACAAGTAAAGATTTATCCATGCCTGATTTGTCGAGCTTTGAGGAGACCAGTGCTGATGACTTTGCTATGGAAATGGGTTTGGCCTGTGTCGTTTGCAG ACAAATGACCGTTATTTCTGGGAATCAGCTAGTAGAGTGTCAGGAGTGCCATAATCTCTACCACCAGGATTGCCATAAACCTCAGGTGACAGACAAGGAAGTGAATGATCCTCGACTTGTATGGTACTGTGCCCGCTGTACCAGACAGATGAAGAGAATG GCTCAGAAGACACAAAAACCACCTCAAAAACCAGCTCCAGCCGTGGTTTCAGTTGAACCAGCTGTGAAGGATCCATTGATcaagaaatctgaaattaaattgaaaCCTGAGACCCAAACAACTTTTCTAGCATTCAAGAGAACAGAAGTGAAG cccTCAGCAGCAGTTTCGGGGAACTCAGCCAGTACAAGTGTTTCCTCTTCAGCAACCACAAGTGGCCTTACAGGATGGGCTGCTTTTGCAGCCAGAAACTCCTCTGCCAATCCATCAACTGCCAAACTGGGATCAACAGCACAGAATGCCAGTGGGAAACCTGCAGCAGCTTCAAATAACCAGAAACCTGTGGGTCTGTCAGGGTTGGCAGCTTCCAAAACGGGACTAGGGTCAAAAATAGCTTCTGCTAACAATAGCACAAGCCCTGTTCAGCTGAAACCTCCTCCACCTCTGACATTGGGAAAAACCACTCTTAGTCGTTCGGTAAGTAGCGACAATGTTAGCAAAGTAGGCCTTCCTagtcccagcagcactgcaccaaGCACCAGCAGCCAGGTGAGCAGTGGGAATGGCAACAGTGGGACTGCAGGTAGCAGTGGGGGTAACACAAGCAAAACTACAGCAGATGCGGGTAATCAGTCTGCCTCCCTGAAAGGCCCAACTTCTCAGGAATCTCAGCTCAATGCAATGAAGAGGCTACAAATGGTCAAGAAGAAGGCTGCTCAAAAGAAACTCAAGAAGTAG
- the INTS12 gene encoding integrator complex subunit 12 isoform X2 has protein sequence MAAAVNMELDPIFLKALGFLRSKSKDSAEKLKALLDESLARGADSSYRPSQKEVEQPKVCVTKPVSSKQDPKASSSLPSGNNNGKPTTSEKVKKETEKRSADKMKGDAAEGADVPKKPRLEKQETRSSPITVQTSKDLSMPDLSSFEETSADDFAMEMGLACVVCRQMTVISGNQLVECQECHNLYHQDCHKPQVTDKEVNDPRLVWYCARCTRQMKRMAQKTQKPPQKPAPAVVSVEPAVKDPLIKKSEIKLKPETQTTFLAFKRTEVKPSAAVSGNSASTSVSSSATTSGLTGWAAFAARNSSANPSTAKLGSTAQNASGKPAAASNNQKPVGLSGLAASKTGLGSKIASANNSTSPVQLKPPPPLTLGKTTLSRSVSSDNVSKVGLPSPSSTAPSTSSQVSSGNGNSGTAGSSGGNTSKTTADAGNQSASLKGPTSQESQLNAMKRLQMVKKKAAQKKLKK, from the exons ATGGCTGCTGCGGTGAACATGGAGCTTGATCCTATTTTTCTGAAAGCCCTGGGCTTCTTGCGTTCCAAGAGTAAGGATtctgcagaaaagctgaaagcaCTTCTTGATGAGTCTTTGGCCAGAGGAGCTGATTCAAGTTATCGTCCATCTCAGAAG GAAGTAGAGCAACCAAAAGTATGTGTTACCAAACCTGTTTCCAGTAAGCAAGATCCTAAAGCCTCTTCTAGTTTGCCTTCTGGTAACAACAATGGCAAGCCTACCACAtcagaaaaggtgaaaaaagaaacagaaaagaggtCTGCTGATAAA ATGAAAGGGgatgctgctgaaggagctgatgTACCAAAGAAGCCCAGACTTGAGAAGCAAGAGACTCGTTCTTCTCCTATTACAGTTCAGACAAGTAAAGATTTATCCATGCCTGATTTGTCGAGCTTTGAGGAGACCAGTGCTGATGACTTTGCTATGGAAATGGGTTTGGCCTGTGTCGTTTGCAG ACAAATGACCGTTATTTCTGGGAATCAGCTAGTAGAGTGTCAGGAGTGCCATAATCTCTACCACCAGGATTGCCATAAACCTCAGGTGACAGACAAGGAAGTGAATGATCCTCGACTTGTATGGTACTGTGCCCGCTGTACCAGACAGATGAAGAGAATG GCTCAGAAGACACAAAAACCACCTCAAAAACCAGCTCCAGCCGTGGTTTCAGTTGAACCAGCTGTGAAGGATCCATTGATcaagaaatctgaaattaaattgaaaCCTGAGACCCAAACAACTTTTCTAGCATTCAAGAGAACAGAAGTGAAG cccTCAGCAGCAGTTTCGGGGAACTCAGCCAGTACAAGTGTTTCCTCTTCAGCAACCACAAGTGGCCTTACAGGATGGGCTGCTTTTGCAGCCAGAAACTCCTCTGCCAATCCATCAACTGCCAAACTGGGATCAACAGCACAGAATGCCAGTGGGAAACCTGCAGCAGCTTCAAATAACCAGAAACCTGTGGGTCTGTCAGGGTTGGCAGCTTCCAAAACGGGACTAGGGTCAAAAATAGCTTCTGCTAACAATAGCACAAGCCCTGTTCAGCTGAAACCTCCTCCACCTCTGACATTGGGAAAAACCACTCTTAGTCGTTCGGTAAGTAGCGACAATGTTAGCAAAGTAGGCCTTCCTagtcccagcagcactgcaccaaGCACCAGCAGCCAGGTGAGCAGTGGGAATGGCAACAGTGGGACTGCAGGTAGCAGTGGGGGTAACACAAGCAAAACTACAGCAGATGCGGGTAATCAGTCTGCCTCCCTGAAAGGCCCAACTTCTCAGGAATCTCAGCTCAATGCAATGAAGAGGCTACAAATGGTCAAGAAGAAGGCTGCTCAAAAGAAACTCAAGAAGTAG